The genomic stretch GCCGCCGCGAGCACCGACAGGCCGGTCGTCACGCCCATCGCCGCGACGAACCCGTCGGTGAACGCGCCCGGGGACGCGTAGCTTCCGGCCGCGGCGAACGCGGCCACGCCGAGCGCGATGCCGAGGACGCCGCCGAGCTCGCGCATCGTGCTGTTCGTGCCCGCCGCCTTGCCGATCGCCTCCGGCGGCACGGCGCCGACGACCGAGTTCTGGGCCGCAGGGAAGGACATCGAGACGCCCACGCCCGCGACGATCAGCGGCGGAACCATCTGGGAGTAGCCCGTGCCGGCGTCGGCGACGAGGGCGATCCAGCCCATGCCCGCCGCCTGCAGCAGCGGCCCCGCGACGAGGAACGGGCGCTCGCCGAAGCGATCGACGAGCTTGCCCGCCAGCGGCGCGACGAAGAACAGCGTCGCCGTCCACGGCAGCAGGCGCAGGCCGGCGTCGAGCGGGCCGTAGCCGAGCCCGGCCTGCAGGAACTGCGCCATGAAGAAGACCGCGCAGAACAGCGAGCCGACCGTCAGGAAGATCGCCGCGTTGCCGGCCGAGAAGGCGCGGGAGCGGAAGAAGCGCATCGGCAGCATGGGCGCTCGGGCGTGCAGCTCGTAGGCGACGAACGCGGCGATGAGCGCCGCCCCGCCGAGGAGCGTGCCCAGCACCTCGGCGCTGTCCCAGCCGGCGGCGTTGGCGCGTACGAGTCCCCACACGAGGCCGAGCACCCCCGCGCTCACGAGGGCCAGGCCGGCGAGGTCGAGATGGCGATCCGGGCCGCGGCTCTCGGGGATGCGGGCCAGGACGAGCGGGATCAGCGCGATGCCGATCGGGACGTTGAGCCAGAAGATCCACTCCCAGTCGAGCCCCTGGGTGAGGGCGCCGCCGACGAGCGGGCCGCCGGCCACCGCGATGCCGTTGACGGCGAAGAAGATGCCGAGCGCCGCCCCGCGCTTCGTGGGCGGGAAGGCGGTGCTCACCAGGGCGAGGGCGAGCGTCGTCACGGCCGCCGCGCCGGCGCCCTGTACGGCTCTGGCGGCGATGAGCGCGCCGACCGACGGCGCGAGTGCGCAGGCTGCGGAGGCGACGACGAACAGGCCGATCCCCGCGGCGAACAGCCGGCGGCGGCCGAAGCGGTCGCCCAGCGCGGCGGCCGTCATGAGCAGGACGGCGAAGCTCAGGTTGTAGGCGTTGACCGTCCACTCGAGCTGCTCGACCGATGCGCCGAGGTCGACGCGGATCGTGCTGAGGGCGGTCGTGACGACGAGCGTGTCGAGCGCCGTCATGAAGGCGGCCAGGGCGGCCAGGACGAGGATCCAGCGCTGTCTGTTGGTCATGCCGGTGCAGACACCGGCCGCGGGCGCGGATTGAGCGATGAGTTTCGGCCCGCGACGGTGTCTCTACGTCACCATGCATGTCGACGCCGACGCCACACTCCAGCGCGCCCGCTCCGGCGACGAGGCTGCGTTCCGAGCGCTCACCGACCCGCACCGGCGCGAGCTGCAGGTGCACTGCTACCGGATCGTCGGATCGGTGCAGGACGCCGAGGACCTGGTGCAGGAGACGCTGCTGGCCGCATGGCGGGGACTCGCGGACTTCGAGGGCCGGGCGACGGTGCGGTCCTGGCTGTACCGGATCGCCACGAACCGCTGCCTCAACGCGCTGCGCGCGGTCGGCCGTAGGCCCGAGGGCATGATGGTGGCCGGGCCACCCGCGGACGCGCCGGAGCCGACCCGCCGGGCGGAGCCGCTGTGGCTGCAGCCCTATCCCGATGCGCTTCTGGATGGGTTGGCCGACCGCGCCGACGGACCGGACGCGCGCTATGAGACCAGGGAGGCGGTCGGCCTCGCCTTCGTCTCCGGCCTGCAGCGGATGGCGCCGTTGCAGCGGGCCGTGCTCGTGCTGCGCGACGTGCTCGGCTACCGCGCCGCGGAGGTGGCGGAGATGCTGGATGCGTCCGAGGCCTCGGTCAACAGCGCC from Capillimicrobium parvum encodes the following:
- a CDS encoding sigma-70 family RNA polymerase sigma factor, whose amino-acid sequence is MHVDADATLQRARSGDEAAFRALTDPHRRELQVHCYRIVGSVQDAEDLVQETLLAAWRGLADFEGRATVRSWLYRIATNRCLNALRAVGRRPEGMMVAGPPADAPEPTRRAEPLWLQPYPDALLDGLADRADGPDARYETREAVGLAFVSGLQRMAPLQRAVLVLRDVLGYRAAEVAEMLDASEASVNSALQRARAALEAAPSRPGGATLPESPAARAVVTAFADAFERGDVEEVVALLTDDAWVRMPPEPHEYQGRPAIAAFLRSRPIWRGGHGIRLVPTQANGQPAFAYYLIDPHAPGVMRAGGVIVLTLEGEAIAAVTRFGDCGVLPYFGLPRTLPV
- a CDS encoding DHA2 family efflux MFS transporter permease subunit, with the protein product MAQSAPAAGVCTGMTNRQRWILVLAALAAFMTALDTLVVTTALSTIRVDLGASVEQLEWTVNAYNLSFAVLLMTAAALGDRFGRRRLFAAGIGLFVVASAACALAPSVGALIAARAVQGAGAAAVTTLALALVSTAFPPTKRGAALGIFFAVNGIAVAGGPLVGGALTQGLDWEWIFWLNVPIGIALIPLVLARIPESRGPDRHLDLAGLALVSAGVLGLVWGLVRANAAGWDSAEVLGTLLGGAALIAAFVAYELHARAPMLPMRFFRSRAFSAGNAAIFLTVGSLFCAVFFMAQFLQAGLGYGPLDAGLRLLPWTATLFFVAPLAGKLVDRFGERPFLVAGPLLQAAGMGWIALVADAGTGYSQMVPPLIVAGVGVSMSFPAAQNSVVGAVPPEAIGKAAGTNSTMRELGGVLGIALGVAAFAAAGSYASPGAFTDGFVAAMGVTTGLSVLAAACGLALPNRAALHEPAPVVS